One Sanguibacter keddieii DSM 10542 genomic window carries:
- a CDS encoding CobW family GTP-binding protein, with the protein MAQIPLSLLTTIDPVVRETAIFALLVDSPRTVVLRHDIHAAEGHLRRAVITQDGTVEDERHDLEHACLSCAVREDALPTLRRLATDGRWDDIVLALPVSADSLPVSIALDAATHPGSELDMVRLATVATAVDVDEAEEDLLGIDSVAERGIGLTEDDERAVGEVLAGHLAHADLVVTASSGSTHRGLSARCGDELVDHLRAPDSRRIDGLHELSAHRLTCAEHDALAAQRRCNPLHAHAHSWESAHAWSLELRSDRPMHPERLLDRIEELGTGRVRSRGVFWLPNRPDTVCQWDGAGGQLYLGQLGVWERQAPHTRLVFTGVARGERARLRAVFDDVLLTDAELADGGAVWLGREDVLAPWLGERSEAG; encoded by the coding sequence ATGGCACAGATCCCCCTGTCCCTGCTCACCACGATCGACCCGGTCGTCCGCGAGACCGCGATCTTCGCGCTGCTCGTCGACTCCCCGCGCACCGTCGTGCTGCGCCACGACATCCACGCCGCCGAGGGACACCTGCGGCGCGCCGTCATCACCCAGGACGGCACCGTCGAGGACGAGCGCCACGACCTCGAGCACGCCTGCCTGAGCTGCGCCGTCCGCGAGGACGCCCTCCCCACGCTGCGCCGCCTCGCGACCGACGGACGGTGGGACGACATCGTCCTCGCCCTGCCCGTCTCCGCCGACTCCCTGCCCGTGAGCATCGCCCTCGACGCCGCGACCCACCCCGGCTCCGAGCTCGACATGGTGCGCCTCGCGACCGTCGCCACCGCCGTCGACGTCGACGAGGCCGAGGAGGACCTGCTGGGCATCGACTCCGTCGCCGAGCGGGGCATCGGGCTCACCGAGGACGACGAGCGCGCCGTCGGCGAGGTGCTCGCCGGTCACCTCGCCCACGCCGACCTCGTCGTCACCGCGAGCTCGGGCAGCACGCACCGCGGGCTCTCGGCCCGCTGCGGCGACGAGCTCGTCGACCACCTGCGCGCCCCCGACTCCCGGCGCATCGACGGACTGCACGAGCTCAGCGCGCACCGGCTCACCTGCGCCGAGCACGACGCCCTCGCCGCTCAGCGCCGCTGCAACCCCCTCCACGCCCACGCGCACTCCTGGGAGAGCGCGCACGCGTGGAGCCTCGAGCTGCGATCCGACCGGCCGATGCACCCCGAGCGCCTGCTCGACCGCATCGAGGAGCTCGGCACCGGGCGCGTCCGCAGCCGCGGTGTCTTCTGGCTGCCCAACCGCCCCGACACCGTCTGCCAGTGGGACGGCGCCGGCGGCCAGCTCTACCTCGGGCAGCTCGGCGTGTGGGAGCGCCAGGCGCCCCACACCCGCCTCGTGTTCACCGGCGTCGCCCGCGGCGAGCGCGCCCGCCTGCGCGCCGTGTTCGACGACGTGCTCCTCACGGACGCGGAGCTGGCAGACGGCGGTGCCGTGTGGCTCGGGCGCGAGGACGTGCTCGCGCCGTGGTTGGGAGAGCGGTCCGAGGCGGGGTGA
- a CDS encoding DMT family transporter, translating to MTSRASRGPLVDLLLLGVAAVWGASFLAAKDLAAETGVPAAVALRFLVAAVATAVLCLARREPLPRARGLLVAVVLGCTQAAVIGLETWGVHLTTATNAGLLISLALVMTPVLEGIASRSWLPRAYFVAAVAAVVGVALLVSEGGLRQPTAGDGLVVAAAAVRALHVTASAHLTRGRTEGSSSVVLVQMVVCAAVFTVMAGPGLPSAAARLDTLGWAGVLFLGLLCSVFAFVVQLWAVRRTSASRASILMGTEPVWALLVGVVVAGEVIGPLGACGAALIIAASYAGQAVERRHRLETGAITPPSLTPPRTALPTTARARPRARATRHRRLPAPRP from the coding sequence ATGACCTCTCGTGCCAGCCGCGGACCGCTCGTCGACCTGCTCCTGCTCGGGGTCGCCGCGGTGTGGGGGGCCAGCTTCCTCGCGGCCAAGGACCTCGCCGCGGAAACGGGTGTCCCTGCAGCCGTCGCTCTCCGCTTCCTCGTCGCGGCGGTCGCGACCGCCGTCCTCTGCCTCGCCCGACGGGAGCCCCTCCCACGGGCGCGAGGTCTGCTGGTCGCCGTCGTCCTCGGCTGCACGCAGGCTGCGGTCATCGGCCTCGAGACGTGGGGCGTGCACCTGACGACGGCGACCAACGCCGGGCTGCTGATCAGCCTGGCGCTGGTGATGACCCCTGTCCTCGAGGGAATCGCCTCGCGCTCGTGGCTGCCCCGGGCGTACTTCGTCGCGGCAGTCGCTGCCGTCGTCGGCGTCGCGCTCCTCGTCTCGGAGGGCGGGTTGCGTCAGCCGACGGCCGGGGACGGGCTCGTGGTCGCCGCCGCCGCGGTGCGGGCGCTCCACGTCACGGCCAGCGCGCACCTGACCCGAGGCCGCACCGAAGGGTCGTCGAGCGTGGTGCTCGTCCAGATGGTCGTCTGCGCCGCTGTGTTCACGGTGATGGCCGGACCGGGTCTGCCGTCCGCTGCGGCACGGCTGGACACGTTGGGGTGGGCAGGCGTCCTCTTCCTGGGTCTGCTGTGCTCCGTCTTCGCCTTCGTCGTGCAGCTCTGGGCGGTGCGGCGGACCTCGGCGTCGCGCGCGAGCATCCTCATGGGGACCGAGCCGGTCTGGGCGCTGCTCGTCGGGGTCGTGGTCGCCGGCGAGGTGATCGGACCGCTCGGCGCGTGCGGCGCGGCCCTGATCATCGCCGCGAGCTACGCCGGGCAGGCCGTCGAGCGGCGGCACCGCCTGGAGACCGGGGCCATCACGCCCCCTAGCCTCACCCCGCCTCGGACCGCTCTCCCAACCACGGCGCGAGCACGTCCTCGCGCCCGAGCCACACGGCACCGCCGTCTGCCAGCTCCGCGTCCGTGA
- a CDS encoding LysR family transcriptional regulator, whose protein sequence is MDPAQLRLLRDLGDRGSVAAVAAATHVSASAVSQRLAALQARVPVPLTVKDGRRLVLTEAGEALAVAATRVEQALAEAQDAVGLFLGQEERPVRVSAFHSAGLAFFGPLLAELGTGPRVSLADADVARGQFAGLTADYDLVVAHRLAHDPVWPSRRVVVTPLLVEPLDIALPAAHPLAASPAVRPEQLRDERWISTHEGFPLAGVLAHLGALIGQAPQVDHRINEFSVAAQVVRAGAGIAVMPRTTAAPLAVDGMVLRPIVGVPLARHVDVLARPDALALTPVRTVLAALQAVAATSVEQSSRSLPG, encoded by the coding sequence ATGGATCCGGCGCAGCTCCGTCTCCTGCGCGACCTCGGCGACCGCGGCAGCGTCGCCGCCGTCGCGGCCGCGACGCACGTCAGCGCGTCAGCCGTGTCGCAGCGGCTCGCCGCGCTGCAGGCCCGCGTGCCTGTCCCGCTGACCGTCAAGGACGGACGACGGCTCGTGCTCACCGAGGCCGGGGAGGCGCTCGCGGTCGCGGCGACGCGTGTGGAGCAGGCGCTCGCCGAGGCCCAGGACGCCGTCGGGCTGTTCCTCGGGCAGGAGGAGCGACCGGTCCGCGTGTCGGCTTTTCACAGCGCGGGGCTCGCGTTCTTCGGGCCGCTGCTCGCCGAGCTGGGGACAGGCCCGCGGGTCTCCCTCGCCGACGCCGACGTCGCCCGCGGGCAGTTCGCCGGCCTCACCGCCGACTACGACCTCGTCGTCGCGCACCGTCTCGCCCACGACCCGGTGTGGCCGTCCCGGCGGGTGGTCGTCACACCGCTCCTGGTGGAGCCGCTCGACATCGCCCTGCCTGCGGCGCACCCGCTCGCCGCGTCCCCGGCGGTCCGGCCCGAGCAGCTGCGCGACGAGCGATGGATCTCCACGCACGAGGGCTTCCCGCTCGCCGGGGTCCTCGCCCACCTGGGTGCCCTGATCGGCCAGGCCCCGCAGGTCGACCACCGCATCAACGAGTTCTCCGTCGCCGCCCAGGTGGTCCGCGCCGGCGCCGGCATCGCCGTGATGCCGCGGACCACCGCCGCGCCGCTGGCGGTCGACGGGATGGTCCTGCGCCCGATCGTCGGCGTCCCCCTCGCGCGCCACGTCGACGTCCTGGCCCGCCCGGACGCTCTCGCGCTCACCCCGGTCCGCACGGTGCTCGCAGCGCTCCAAGCAGTCGCAGCCACCTCGGTCGAGCAGAGCAGCCGGTCCCTGCCGGGCTGA
- a CDS encoding glycoside hydrolase family 43 protein translates to MPDEPYAAFLLTYFTGETYPDGEQVRFAVSRGADPLRWDTLAGARPVLTSDLGTGGVRDPFLVRRPSGDGFYLVATDLRIHASQDWMECQRSGSRSLVVWESPDLVTWSEPWLAEVAPPTAGNVWAPEVTWHEESSSYAVYWASMLYPDDDPEHQGDSYNRMLVARTTDFREFTPAEVWADPGHSVIDSTVIEHDGTFYRFSKDEREAPTPGLDGKSVLLERSDDLLSTDWEYVTGAIGMSTDPEVGIRQGEGPTVTKALDRERWYLFIDEYGMRGYVPFETDDLDGGTWTKSADADLPTDPRHGSIVPITASERARLVATYGT, encoded by the coding sequence ATGCCCGACGAGCCCTACGCCGCCTTCCTCCTCACCTACTTCACCGGGGAGACCTACCCGGACGGCGAGCAGGTGCGGTTCGCCGTGAGCCGCGGCGCGGACCCGCTGCGGTGGGACACCCTCGCGGGAGCACGCCCCGTGCTCACCTCCGACCTCGGGACCGGTGGGGTGCGCGACCCCTTCCTCGTCCGCCGCCCGTCGGGCGACGGCTTCTACCTCGTCGCCACCGACCTGCGCATCCACGCGAGCCAGGACTGGATGGAGTGCCAGCGCTCCGGCAGCCGGTCGCTCGTGGTCTGGGAGTCGCCCGACCTCGTCACGTGGAGCGAGCCGTGGCTCGCCGAGGTCGCACCGCCGACGGCGGGGAACGTGTGGGCGCCCGAGGTCACCTGGCACGAGGAGTCGTCGAGCTACGCCGTGTACTGGGCGTCGATGCTCTACCCGGACGACGACCCGGAGCACCAGGGCGACAGCTACAACCGGATGCTCGTCGCCCGCACCACCGACTTCCGGGAGTTCACCCCGGCCGAGGTGTGGGCCGACCCCGGGCACTCCGTCATCGACTCGACCGTCATCGAGCACGACGGGACCTTCTACAGGTTCAGCAAGGACGAGCGCGAGGCACCGACCCCCGGCCTGGACGGCAAGTCCGTGCTGCTCGAGCGGTCCGACGACCTGCTGAGCACCGACTGGGAGTACGTCACCGGCGCGATCGGCATGTCGACCGACCCCGAGGTCGGCATCCGGCAGGGCGAGGGCCCGACGGTCACCAAGGCTCTCGACCGCGAGCGCTGGTACCTGTTCATCGACGAGTACGGCATGCGCGGCTACGTGCCCTTCGAGACCGACGACCTCGACGGCGGCACCTGGACCAAGAGCGCCGACGCGGACCTCCCCACCGACCCCCGCCACGGCTCCATCGTCCCGATCACCGCGTCAGAGCGCGCCCGCCTCGTCGCCACCTACGGCACCTGA
- a CDS encoding LuxR C-terminal-related transcriptional regulator, protein MSREKPRWSAPPRVPTHLVPKPDVYDTLETGSAVTVLRAPQGYGKSAHVSEWLRRTGHPAVWMTARPTDVADEFWASLLELLVHAGVADASAGANEAAEPAAAVRDALTRWPTPFVLVVDQLEAVRAARVDTALAQMVRASPAVRLVLCSHISSDPEHLARLGMDTVFVEGQALALTHPEVARLAISLDAVVADGVVRDLCHDLWGWPAPIRGLLASSVGSGEVPRADWSTLGSLFGNRSIEGSTGSLFVVRTTVVEELTVELARSLSGTETAGHLLATLEAAGLARSRPSPQGRVYTYMPLLRSLSTTSEWTQVSELVTDAHRTAAQVLADTPERALHHAVSARDWERVVEIADASWVHLVMTDPAALADALSRLPGRWFQRMPRLVTVRDVLLEDRNDTIVALSVPWPDPDEVVEESALRDVVGVAVGQIVAARRARRPDLAGDLATRMVAALRDSDGHYRAGTEDLLPFLLLHAGVAQLVAGDLQAATDDLLACLWAGTGSDLEFVARNAAETVALLDAVRGSNQRAREHLATAATLTAPPRKIATTMDLVAPVAEALLAIDRLDLHAAEQHLEDLPAPGIVEYQRHAAWYVLDLARAMVRSLQGDLDGAMGTLEDAVVSAGSRLTVPSLAHTVLTSAHARLLAVAGNPTRAQNLLAAHPSLHDDAVLRARLSLSAGDPVAAVEICTTALWRDSSGPRERVSVLLVDMEARDALGDAPGAASALRRAVQTSRAGLLQPFALTDRALLERVAEQVPEAAEVLALLRAASLPEHSVQDVPVVELSEREVAVLRELETTASVEVLARHLFVSANTVKSQLRSLYRKLGATSRGAALAEGARLGYLT, encoded by the coding sequence ATGAGCCGTGAGAAGCCGCGCTGGAGCGCACCTCCACGGGTCCCGACGCACCTCGTCCCCAAGCCCGACGTCTACGACACCCTCGAGACCGGCAGCGCCGTCACGGTGCTGCGCGCACCCCAGGGCTACGGCAAGTCCGCGCACGTCAGCGAGTGGCTGCGCCGGACCGGGCACCCCGCCGTCTGGATGACGGCCCGCCCCACGGACGTCGCCGACGAGTTCTGGGCCTCGCTGCTCGAGCTGCTCGTCCACGCCGGGGTCGCCGACGCGTCCGCGGGCGCGAACGAGGCTGCCGAGCCGGCAGCTGCCGTGCGTGACGCGCTCACCCGCTGGCCGACCCCCTTCGTGCTCGTCGTCGACCAGCTCGAGGCCGTCCGGGCCGCGCGCGTCGACACCGCGCTCGCGCAGATGGTCCGTGCGTCGCCCGCGGTGCGGCTCGTGCTGTGCAGCCACATCTCGAGCGACCCCGAGCACCTGGCCCGCCTCGGCATGGACACGGTCTTCGTGGAGGGGCAGGCCCTCGCGCTGACGCACCCCGAGGTCGCCCGCCTGGCCATCTCCCTCGACGCGGTGGTCGCCGACGGCGTCGTCCGCGACCTCTGCCACGACCTGTGGGGCTGGCCGGCGCCGATCCGCGGTCTCCTCGCGAGCTCCGTCGGCTCGGGCGAGGTCCCCCGCGCCGACTGGTCCACCCTCGGGTCGCTGTTCGGCAACCGCTCCATCGAGGGGTCCACGGGCTCGCTGTTCGTGGTGCGCACCACCGTGGTCGAGGAGCTCACCGTCGAGCTCGCACGCTCGCTCTCGGGGACCGAGACGGCCGGGCACCTCCTGGCGACCCTCGAGGCCGCCGGCCTGGCCCGCTCACGCCCGAGCCCCCAGGGGCGCGTCTACACGTACATGCCGCTGCTGCGCTCGCTGTCGACCACCTCGGAGTGGACCCAGGTCTCGGAGCTCGTGACCGACGCGCACCGCACGGCGGCGCAGGTCCTCGCCGACACCCCCGAGCGCGCCCTCCACCACGCCGTCTCGGCGCGAGACTGGGAGCGGGTCGTGGAGATCGCCGACGCGTCCTGGGTGCACCTGGTCATGACCGACCCGGCCGCCCTCGCCGACGCGCTGTCCCGGCTGCCCGGTCGATGGTTCCAGCGGATGCCGCGGCTCGTCACCGTCCGGGACGTCCTGCTGGAGGACCGCAACGACACGATCGTCGCGCTCAGCGTCCCGTGGCCCGACCCGGACGAGGTCGTCGAGGAGTCGGCGCTGCGCGACGTCGTCGGTGTCGCCGTCGGCCAGATCGTGGCCGCCCGCCGTGCCCGCAGGCCCGACCTCGCCGGCGACCTCGCGACCCGGATGGTCGCGGCGCTGCGCGACAGCGACGGCCACTACCGCGCCGGCACCGAGGACCTCCTGCCGTTCCTGCTGCTGCACGCGGGCGTGGCCCAGCTCGTGGCAGGCGACCTGCAGGCGGCGACCGACGACCTCCTGGCCTGCCTGTGGGCGGGGACGGGCAGCGACCTCGAGTTCGTGGCCCGCAACGCCGCCGAGACCGTCGCGCTGCTCGACGCGGTGCGCGGGTCGAACCAGAGGGCGCGGGAGCACCTCGCGACCGCCGCGACCCTCACCGCACCGCCGCGGAAGATCGCGACCACCATGGACCTGGTCGCGCCGGTCGCCGAGGCGCTGCTCGCGATCGACCGCCTCGACCTCCACGCCGCCGAGCAGCACCTCGAGGACCTGCCGGCCCCCGGGATCGTCGAGTACCAGCGGCATGCCGCCTGGTACGTGCTCGACCTGGCCCGCGCCATGGTCCGGTCGCTGCAGGGCGACCTGGACGGCGCGATGGGCACCCTCGAGGACGCGGTGGTCTCGGCCGGCTCACGGCTCACCGTGCCGTCGCTCGCCCACACCGTCCTCACGTCGGCGCACGCCCGCCTGCTCGCGGTGGCGGGCAACCCGACGCGCGCGCAGAACCTCCTGGCCGCGCACCCCTCGCTCCACGACGACGCCGTGCTGCGCGCCCGGCTGTCGCTCAGCGCGGGCGACCCCGTGGCCGCCGTCGAGATCTGCACGACCGCGCTGTGGCGTGACTCGTCAGGCCCGCGCGAGCGCGTCTCGGTGCTGCTCGTCGACATGGAGGCCCGGGACGCCCTCGGCGACGCCCCGGGCGCGGCGTCTGCGCTGCGCCGGGCCGTCCAGACCTCGCGGGCAGGGCTGCTGCAGCCCTTCGCCCTCACCGACCGTGCCCTGCTCGAACGGGTCGCCGAGCAGGTCCCCGAGGCCGCAGAGGTCCTCGCCCTGCTGCGGGCCGCGTCGCTGCCCGAGCACTCCGTGCAGGACGTGCCGGTGGTCGAGCTGTCCGAGCGCGAGGTCGCGGTGCTCCGTGAGCTCGAGACCACGGCGTCCGTCGAGGTCCTGGCCCGGCACCTGTTCGTCTCGGCGAACACCGTGAAGTCCCAGCTGCGGTCGCTCTACCGCAAGCTGGGCGCGACCAGCCGCGGCGCCGCCCTCGCCGAGGGCGCGCGGCTGGGGTACCTCACCTAG